A portion of the Solea senegalensis isolate Sse05_10M linkage group LG17, IFAPA_SoseM_1, whole genome shotgun sequence genome contains these proteins:
- the dusp10 gene encoding dual specificity protein phosphatase 10 encodes MPPSPLDDRIVVALPRPIRPQELQLRLDTSYLDSIASSSSSSSSESSESSETVISTTVVTIRATANLVTYMPSSKGSTRSLSCGCSSASCCSVTTYEKDSQSLSHSPVSASSPNLSYATPPTPMVSNHEARSTPSLTSGTPKAISTVRVIHANELAKRMTCCPMGHPIGPVPVIIDCRPFMEYNKRHIRGAVHINCSDKISRRRLQQGKITVLDLISCREGKDSFKGIFSKEIVVYDENTADPNRLTSSQPLHVVLESLRREGKDPIILKGGLGSFRQSHENLCEHSLHLHEGLDMGAAAGLTGALPHSLPSTPDIENAELTPILPFLYLGNEHDAQDINLLQRLNIGYILNVTTHLPLYHYDTGLFIYKRLPATDSNKQNLRQYFEEAFEFIEEAHQAGMGLLIHCQAGVSRSATIVIAYLMKHTWMTMTDAYKFVKTRRPIISPNLNFMGQLLEFEEDLNNGITPRILTPKLIGVETVV; translated from the exons ATGCCTCCATCTCCTCTCGACGACAGAATTGTGGTGGCGCTGCCAAGGCCAATCCGACCTCAGGAACTCCAACTGCGCCTGGACACCAGCTACCTGGACTCCAtcgccagcagcagcagcagcagcagcagtgagagcaGCGAGAGCAGCGAGACCGTAATCAGCACCACCGTGGTGACGATCCGAGCGACGGCTAATCTTGTGACGTATATGCCCTCATCCAAGGGCTCCACGCGCTCATTGTCGTGTGGATGCAGCAGTGCCAGCTGTTGCTCTGTGACTACCTATGAGAAGGACAGCCAGAGCCTCAGCCACAGCCCGGTGAGCGCCAGCAGCCCCAACCTCAGCTATGCCACGCCTCCCACGCCGATGGTCAGCAACCACGAGGCACGAAGCACCCCCAGCCTCACCTCGGGAACTCCAAAGGCCATATCCACCGTGAGGGTCATCCATGCCAACGAGCTGGCCAAGCGCATGACCTGCTGCCCCATGGGGCACCCCATAGGGCCAGTGCCGGTCATCATCGACTGTCGACCCTTCATGGAGTACAACAAGAGGCACATCCGTGGGGCCGTGCACATCAACTGCTCCGACAAGATCAGCCGGCGGCGGCTGCAGCAGGGCAAGATCACTGTGCTGGACCTGATCTCCTGCCGTGAGGGCAAGGACTCCTTTAAGGGCATCTTCTCCAAAGAGATTGTGGTTTACGATGAGAACACGGCGGACCCCAACCGGCTCACCTCGTCCCAGCCGCTGCACGTGGTCCTGGAGTCGCTGAGAAGGGAGGGCAAGGACCCCATCATCCTCAAAG GAGGCCTTGGCAGCTTCAGGCAGAGCCACGAGAACCTGTGCGAGCATTCGCTGCACCTTCACGAGGGTTTGGACATGGGTGCAGCCGCCGGCCTGACGGGGGCGCTACCTCACTCCCTGCCCTCCACCCCAGACATAGAGAACGCGGAGCTGACGCCAATCCTGCCGTTCCTCTACCTGGGGAACGAGCACGATGCTCAGGACATCAACCTGCTACAGCGCCTGAACATCGGCTACATCCTCAACGTGACCACGCACCTGCCGCTCTACCACTATGACACGGGCCTCTTCATCTACAAGCGCCTCCCTGCCACCGACAGCAACAAGCAGAACCTGCGACAGTACTTCGAGGAGGCGTTTGAATTCATCG AGGAAGCACATCAAGCAGGTATGGGCCTTCTGATCCACTGCCAGGCAGGCGTGTCCCGTTCCGCCACCATCGTGATCGCCTACCTGATGAAGCACACCTGGATGACTATGACGGACGCCTACAAGTTTGTCAAGACCAGGAGGCCCATCATCTCCCCGAACCTCAACTTCATGGGACAACTGTTGGAGTTCGAGGAGGATCTGAACAACGGAATAACGCCGCGAATCCTCACGCCAAAGTTAATCGGCGTGGAGACTGTTGTGTAA